GATGATCtttaaaaacacacagacacttcaGCTCCATAAATATCGCCTGAGACATTTAATGCCATACATAAATTATTTTTTCTGTAAAGGAATGACTTCAATTATATTCTGCTCCCATTTCAGAGGGGCAgtagaggagaggtagaggaggccTGTCCATACctctcaaacaaacatttaGCAGTGAAGACAACTTCTCTTTGAGACTGTCTTTGGAGATGTGTTTAGATCTTCCCTGGGAAGGTTCCCTCATCTCTCTGGTCGTCCCATTTCTGGACCTGGGGGACAAATGGGTAAGAGACACGCATGACTCCAGTTGCTGCCAACTGCCTCTTCAGTTGTTGCCAATTTCCCACCATGTCATATTTTCTACCCAGCATCCCTGGGGCCTGAATGGGCCAGAATAAGATAAGCCCCATGACAAGCCTCACAGGGTGGGAACCAGAGAAACACTGACAAGGAGCAGATGTTCTATGGCCAACCCACCATGCTCAGAAGtattcaaatgtgtttgtgagcaATCCACTCTATACAGTTATCAGTTAAACAGTTATGTTCTAACTAACACAATGGCATATGTGAAATGCCATCACAACCAAACCCTTAGTCATGCATAGTTTGACTCTTCAGGTCTTGTCTTATCAATACTTTCAAAAGTCTTGTTTATTACACTTATGAAATTGAAGATGATTAAACAGTTTATAGTTGCATAAACATTTACCCAAGACATGGGGCAGAGTGACTTGTAGACCCTCTTATACCAGTCACATGGGGCGTTGTCCACTCCTTTGGTGTCCAGCGATTTTTGACAGCGATGAAAATCTATAAATATACATAGCAATCACAATGATGAAACAAGCCTGACTGCCATTGCGTGTTTGGTCAGAGGCAGCTTGGGGTCTTCTCCACAAAAAGACAATGGGTTAATCCCCATTTACAGTCGATCACCAAAATTAGATTACTTGCCATAAAGGTGTCAAGACAAAAGAGGTCATACTCTTTTAACTAAAACCCAGAGGGGGGTAGAATTGAAATGACAGGCCTCCATAAGGACATGACCTACATACACAATTAAAATGAATCTACAGATTGATATTGAATTAAATCATAACAGTCGATTATTCTTTGTATGGTTAATAATGATTAAACTACTCACAGCCCTTGCATGACCTTGATCTCTAGACTTACCTAGATAGTTGGCCCAACAGTTCTTCGTCTGATTttggttagggaatctggcatCGAAAGGTGCAGTCCGGTATTGCTCAAGCTTAGTTTGAATTTCCTCAGCCATTTTCAGTTCTGTTAGGAAGACATGCTTAACTGATAAGAGGATGCAAGAAAATCCGTCTTACTGTCACATTAGCACACAAAAAACAGTCTCAGTCACCTGTACGAGGGTGGTTTAGCATAAACTATGTCCATGATTAGCATGcttgtaacattttcacttgtcaacaAAATATCCTAATTATATCGATTACCTGCTTCACGTATTAATTATCTGACGAAAGGGTAAGCTATCGACGCCGACAAAAATGCGCAGCGGAGAAAAGCCGATAGAAAAATTGTAGGCTAGGATCTTGGTTGAATGTCCATCTCACAGAATATTCAAGACATTTATTTTTACCTGATGTCCTATATAAATAGCCCGACTGATTTTTTAGTCTAGTTTTTAGTTTAATCTAACAAATATTCGACAGTTATTGTCAAATTACAAATTCCTGATGCCATCTAACCTGTGAATTTAAttcgatttaaaaaaaatatattaccaGGTAGCCTGTTACTGTAGTTAGCCTCTGTACTGTAGAGAAGCACTTTAGGCTTACTGGTGCAAAATGTGGTTTCATATAAAGGAAGCTGATAAAGAACCAAAAGTCGTTTATTACAATTTCAACTTACCTTTATCCACACGAAGCACATGTActatatttaaaagaaaaatcAGACATATATGTTCTTACGTTGAAGCTGCTGGCGCCTCGCCCTTACAAAATACTTTCTTCCTGCAGATGAAACTTGGGTTCGTTCCACTGATGAGCGTGCGCTCTTCGCGCCTCAGTTTATAACAGTTGTAGTCGTGCAGTCCTATCAAAACGGTATGGCAGACCCACGTCACATTGGCTATGATATTAGCCTACAGTAAGGTCATGCAAGTACAAATTCCCTGTAGTACTAAGTTAGACAAACCATCAAAGGGACACATTTGATCATTAccccaaatgtttgtttttggaaTAATGATAGCTAATTGATGTTAAATCCTAAACTGTTACGGAAGTATTCTGCGCTG
This DNA window, taken from Hypomesus transpacificus isolate Combined female chromosome 13, fHypTra1, whole genome shotgun sequence, encodes the following:
- the LOC124475649 gene encoding cytochrome c oxidase subunit 6B1, which encodes MAEEIQTKLEQYRTAPFDARFPNQNQTKNCWANYLDFHRCQKSLDTKGVDNAPCDWYKRVYKSLCPMSWVQKWDDQRDEGTFPGKI